TTTCCAAGGACATCACCGCCAACGACATCGGTCTTGTGGCTTACATGCACGGCATTATCGACACCGATACCGTATGTGAACTGGTGGATTACCACAGCTCATGGCTCTGGAACACCGTCGAATCCCTTATCAAAGCCAATGCCGACTGGGATCTGCTGTACATGCACTCCCACCCCATTGACTGGTTTTACCATGGCTGGCTGAGCGACATCGACAGCAAGGACGACGCCGTGCGCACCCGTGCTGAAAAGATGGAACGCCACATTTATGAAGTGGAAGACCGCCTGCTTGGCCGCCTTATGAACCTCCTGGGCGACGAAACAATCATGTGCGTCTGCTCCGACCACGGCGCAACGCCCATGGGCCCCATTCTCAACACGGCCCACGCCCTCAAGGAAGCGGGCCTCTGCTCCTACGAACCCACCAAGTCTGAAAACTACTGGGACATCTACGAAGAAACCGAAGGCGTCAACTACGTGATGGACGTGAGCAAGTCCGTGGCAGTGCCGCAGCGCTACATGTTCGTCTACGTGAACCTCAAGGGCAAATACCCCGGCGGCATCGTGGAAGCTGAAGATTACGAAAAGGTGCGCGACCAGATCATCGACGCCCTGCTGGACTACAAGCACCCTGACACCGGTGAACGCCCGGTTCTGCTGGCCGTTCGCAAGGAAGACGCCCACGTCTTCGGCATGGGCGGCGCCCAGGCTGGCGATGTGGTATACGCACTCAAGCCCGAATACATGGCTGAGCATGGGTACGGCCTGCCCACTGGTGAATCCGGTTGCGGCAGCCTCAAGAACCTGCTCATGTTCCGCGGGCCCAACATCAAAAAGGGTTTCCGTTATACCCGGCCCCGCTGGCTGGCCGACATCGTGCCCACACTCTGCTACATCACGGGCAACCCCATTCCCGCCGATGCCGAGGGCGCGCCCATTTACCAGATTATGGAAGACCCCAACCTGGTTTCCTAATCCACAGTAACAGTATGTAGCCTGCGCACGCGGCTTGCCGCCGGGCGTCCGCCCAGGCCGAAAAGGTTTGCCACTTCCACAACGACAATGCGCATAGCGCCGGAAAAATCTGCGGCCTCCCCGTGGGGAGGCCGCGGAATACAAGGAAAACATCATGGCTGAAAAAAAATCCATTCTCCTCCTGCTTCCCACGCTGCAACTGAGCGGCTCATCCGACACTCTGAACGCTCTGAAAAAAAAGGCCGCCATTCTGCCCAATGCCAATACCGCTGGCTTGGAAGATCTGGCCGCAGGCCTTGAAGGCAAGACCGTGGACAGCGCCGCCCTTGCAGGCGCCGAAGACGTTCTGCTGGTGGTGCATGGCGATGAGTCCGCTCTGGCAGCCGCTCTTGAAGCCGCCGACCGCCGTACCCTTATCGTGGTTGCCGCCGCTGACGGTGTGGCTTTCAGCGGTCTGGCCATCAACGGTAAAGCCGGTTCCGTTGACCGCAAGGTCAGCGCTCAGGACATTGCCGTGACCATCGCCACCATCACCGACCTGCCCGTCAGCGGAAACTGCACCGGCGCCACCATCTATCAGGTGATGAAGAACCCCAACCTGAAGCTCGACGAGATCAAAAAACTCAAAGAAGCGCTGATGCGTATGGAATCTGTCATCCAGCGCGACAACCGCGAACCCTGGGACAAGCACGACTGCGCCTAGGCGCTGCGCCTGCGGGACGCATGCTCGAGTTTTGGCATACCACCAGTTTTTCTACGAAACATGCGTCAGTCCGGGCCTGACCCGGCACAAGGCGAAGCGCAACGCAAAGATGGCGAAAAACGCCTGCCGCGCTGCGTCTGGAGCAGGACGCCATGGGGAATGGCCGCTCTCAACGGCATGACACCGGCTTATAGAGTGTAACATTCCATGGACGTTGTGCCCGCGCCCCACGGCGGCATCTGCTCCGGCAGCCGATACCCAGCCTCCTCCCATGCCGATGACGGACGCCCGGAACTGCCGCCCGGGCGTCCGCGCGTTTTTTCCAGCAACGCGGTAAAATCCGGTGGACTGTCCGTCTTCGTGAACGGCGTTCATACACGATACAGCTCCACTGGCATACTACTTGGCATGACAGTGGAGCTGTACTATGGCCTGACGCTTTGAGCATTTTCGCATTGAGAATATCCATTCTCGCGGAACCGTTGCCCGCTCCTGCGGGCTTGCCTGAACCGTTGGCGGGAACCGCCTTACGGGGCAGGACAGCATCGCTACGGATAGCGACAGCGGTTCTTCCACTTAGATGTCGTGTAACCAATTACTGTCTTCGGGCGTATTTTTGCGGCAGCCGTTAGGCGACGAAGAATCCTTACGGCTGACGACAGCATCGCTAGTGAACTTGCTCTGGGTTCAGGCCCCACGGCCCATGTGATCCTGATCTTTTTCTTTTACGGATTTTCCGCGGTTTCGCGGTCAAAGAGAACGCAAGGGCGGCCTTTACCGAAGCGCGCCAGGAGCGGATCGCCTGAAGTCATCGGCGAAAAATCGTGCGCAGCCAAGCTGCACGTGCGCCGCAACGTGGCGTGAATTATGCTGGAAATCGCATTTTGGGGCAGAATGACAAATTGAAATATTAAATATTTCAGAAGGTAATCTGTTCTAGGAAACTCCCTGCTTGCGGTCAGAGTTCATGCAAAGGCGCTTCATCTTTCTCTGAAATGTGCGCAGGTTCAGACCAAGGGACTCGGCGGCCTTACCCCTGTGCCAACGACATCGCTCAAGGCTCTGCCGGATCATCCTTTCTTCAAGCTGGTCCACGGCTTCATCAAGCGTGATGCCCTGCGGCGTCGCCAACAAAAGATCAGCCCGCCCGGCATCGCCAAGCGAGTTCAGCGCCTCTTCGCCAAAAGCGAGAAAGCGGTCAAGAAAGTTGTGCAGCTCGCGCACGTTGCCGGGCCAATCGTACTGCTCGATAATCAAGCGAACGTGCGGCGGCAGCACCATGTTACAGTCTTTTTTCTCAAGCCAGGCCTCCACCAGCAAGGGGATATCTCCATGGCGTTCCCGCAAGGGCGGCAGAGTCAGAGAAAGCACGTTGATGCGGTAGTAAAAGTCTGAGCGCATCTTTTTTTCACGCACCATGCGCGAGAGATCCTGGTTGGTGGCGGCGATCAGGCGAAAGGAAGATTCTTTGGGGGTATTGCCACCCACAGGCGTGTACATCTTGTTTTCCAGGGCGCGTAGCAGCTTGACCTGAAGGTGCAGGGGCAACTCACCTATTTCATCAAGAAAGAGCGTACCGCCGTTCGCCGCGCCGATGTAGCCTTCCTTGTTGGCGTGCGCCCCGGAAAAGGCTCCTTTGACATGCCCGAAAAATTCGCTTTCAAGCAGCTGCTCGGGGATGGCCCCGCAGTTGACCGGCACATAGCGGCCTTTACGCCCGCTGTATTCGTGGATGTTTTGCGCCACCAGATCCTTGCCACAGCCGGTTTCGCCATAAATGATGACGTTGGAATCCGTTTCAGCCGCCTTCAGAATCTGATTGTATATGCGGCGCATGGGTTCGCTTTTTCCCACAATGTTGCCGAGGCCGTAAAGGTTGATCACTGACGTGCGCAGGGCCTGGTTTTCTTCAAGCAGGGCAAGTTCCTGAAATTTCTGTTCGCTGACGTCCATTATCAGCCCTTCCAGATACCGGGGACAGCCGTTTTCGTCATACACGCCCTCGCCCTGGTCCCACAGCCACTTCACACGGCCAGAGGGAAGCAGCAGGCGGTACATAACCTGGTACGGCCTGTGGGCGACAATACTGTCGCGTATGGCGGCCCTGCTTGAATCCAGGTCGTCCGGGTGGGTCATGCGCTCGATGGTGTTGTGGTGTCCTCCCATCATTTCGTCCGGGGTAACGCCCAAAAACTCGTACGTGCCCCTGCTTATAAACTCCAGTTCATTTACCAGAAAACCAAGTGGTTCGTCGCTCCCGTTGAGAATACGGCAACGGTACGCCATCCCTGGGAGGTGATTGAGCAAGCGTCGATAACTTTTTTCAACGTCCAGAACAGGAAAAGCGGCGACTGGGAACATACCACACCACCCTTGCGTATTGTGTCGCAAGACGCGACATTTTTGTCGTGATAGAAATGCATCCTGTACCCATGTGCCAAAAAACACAACACAAAAAGCGCTTTTTTCACGCACCACAATTTATGGCACCAATACTGCAATAGGTAGGCCAATACCAATCAGAGCCGCCGGGCTCCCGCTTTTTCGAATTGGAGGATTATTTATGTCTCATGAACTCAGCGTTTCTCTCACCCGTCAGGGCAGCAAGGTAGATCTGGACATGCAGTCCGGCGTCCTTGGCGTGCTCTCCATTGACGGCAGCGCCGCCTCCGCTGATGAAAAGGCGGGAACGGCCAAGAAGCTTCTGGCCGCCTCCGCGCTGTATTGCTACTGCGCGGCTCTGGACAAGGCTCTGGACACTCGTAACGCCAAGTACGAAATCATCGAAGGCAAGGCCACATTGCAGACTGGCACGGACGATATGGGCCGTGGACGCGTTACTGGCATTGCCCTTGATGTGACCGTCCGTATGGATGAGGAATACGAGTTTATTTTTGACCGCGTGGAAAAAATCATGCGTCAGGGGTGCCTTGTGACCTCCTCACTGCACCAGGCCTTTCCCGTCACCTACAATCTCAAGCTTGCCGAAGCCGACGACTAGGTGATGATCATGTCCAACCAGAAAAAAAAGCTTACCATTATCGGCGGCGGGCCCGGCGGGTACACGGCAGCCTTTGAAGCCGCGCGCGCAGGCATGGACGTGACCCTGGTGGAAAGCCGCGCCATGGGCGGCACCTGTCTCAATAACGGCTGCATCCCCACAAAGACCATCAAGGCCTCAGCCGAGGCCCTTGAAACCGCCCAGAACGCCGCCCGCTTCGGCCTCCGCATTGAAGGCGGCGTCAGCGTTGATCCGGCGGCCGTATTGGCCAGAAAAGAGCGCGTGTGCGACACCCTGCGCACGGGCCTTGAAAAAACCTGCGCAGCCCTGGGCGTCACCCTGGTGCGCGGCAGCGGACGGCTTCTGCATTCCGGCATGGTCCAGGCCGATTGCGCCGATGGAAAGCGGGAAATCGCCTCCGACTACGTCATTCTTGCCACTGGTTCACGGCCTGTCGATCTGCCCGGCCTGCGCGCCGACCACAAGCATATTCTCACCAGCGATGACGCCCTCAAACTGGATTATGTGCCGTCTTCCCTTATCATTGTGGGCGGGGGCGTTATTGGCTGCGAACTGGCCTGCATCTATCAGGCTTTTGGCTCTACGGTCACTGTGGTTGAAGGGCAGAACCGCCTTCTCCCCGTGCCCTCCATTGACGAAGAAGTCAGCACGCTTTTGCAGCGCGAAATGAAAAAGCGCCGCATCACCTGCGAACTGGGGCAGACCCTCACTCAGATTCGTGTGGACGAAAACGGCGTGCATGGCGTTCTTGCCACGTCGCCCTTTGCTGGCCCTGACGCCAAACCCCGGCCTGAAAAGCCGATCTCCGCCGAAATGGTGCTCGTCACCGTGGGGCGGACGCCCAATACCGAAGGCCTTGGCCTCAAGGAAGCTGGCGTTGCCGTGGACGAACGCGGCTGGATCAGGGCGGACGAGCACATGCGTACCTCGGTGCCCAATGTTTACGCCATTGGCGACGCACTTGGCCCTTCGCGCGTCATGCTGGCCCATGTGGCCTCAATGGAGGCCATGTGCGCGGTGAAGGGCTGCCTCAGCGGCGGCCAGGGCCCCATCATGGACTACCGTCACGTGCCCTCGGCCATTTTTACCTCACCCGAAATCGGGTGCGTGGGCATGAGCGAGCGCCAGGCCCGTGACGCTGGATTTGTAGTAAAGACGTCCCTGCTCCACGTGCGTGAGCTTGGCAAGGCCCAGGCCATGGACGCCCTGCCGGGATTCTGCAAGGTGGTGGCCGATGCCGACAGCGGTGCACTGCTGGGCGTGCATATGGCCGGGGCCCACGCCACGGACCTTGTTGCTGAAGCCGTGCTTGCCCTGCATATGGGCGCTTCTGCCAGGGATGTGGCCGAGGCAATCCACGCGCACCCCACATTGGCTGAAGCTCTGGGTGAAGCAGTTCTGCGACTGGAGTAGCTCAGACAGGCCTGAACACGCACGGGATTTCCAGGCTCTGGTTCTGCCGAAACCCGTAATCCTCGGCGGAACCAGAGCCGATTCGCGGCCCGCGAACCAGCAGACACAGCTGCAAGCTTAAAAAATTTAGGCAGAAAACTTTTTTACGATGGGCACCATACCATTTTTTGGAGATCATCATGAAAGACCTGAACGACATCATCCTGCCCGAGGATGTGGGTTTCACCGACGAGCACGTGTGGCTCCGCATTGAAGGAGAGGAAGCGCTGGTGGGCATCAGCGACTTTGCCCAGGACCAGCTGGGAGAAATTGCCTTTGTGGACCTGCCTGCGGAAGGCGCGCACTTTGGCGCTGGCGACGAATTTGGCACAGTGGAATCCCTCAAGTCTGTCAACCCCTTGTACATGCCCGTGGCAGGCACAATACTGGCCGCCAACGAAGAGTTGGAAGCCATCCCGACCCTTGTAAACGTTTCACCCTATGAAAAGGGCTGGATGCTGCGCATCAAACCTGACAGCACCGCCGATGCCGCCACCCTTGCCGACAGCGCCGCCTACAGGGCCCTGTTGCAGAAAAACTAGATTCCTGGTTCAGGAGCCGCTTTAATGAAAAACCTTTCCCGCGCAGCCACGTCATGCCAGAACAAAGAGTTGGCATTCGTACGCAAGGGGCTTTTTCTCGCGACTCTTACAGGAGTGATTTTCTGCTGGGACGGCATCGTCCTCAAAAAAGGACTCCTGACGGAGCCTTTCAACTCGCCCGCCCTGTGGCTGCTGGCTCCCCTGTTCGCCGCCGGATTTCACGATCTTTCCGCTGCCGTCATGTCAGCTGTCATCAACTTCAGGCAGGGCAAAATTCGGGAAATAGAGCGCACCCTGCTCAGTAAACCGGGCAAACTGTGCATTCTTGGGGCATGTTTTGGCGCTCCTCTGGGCATGGGGGGCTATCTTATGTCCCTCTCTCTGGCAGGGCCTGCGTACACGTTGCCCATTACCACTCTGTATCCGGCCATGGCCGCCGTGCTGGCCCGCATATTCCTTAAGGAACACATTTCCCCTAGAGGCGCATGTGGTCTTGTGCTCTGCGTCATTGGCGCGTTTGCCATCGGCTGGACCCCGCCGCCAGGCGGCGGTTCTGGGCCGGCTTTTTACGCGGGCATCGCCTTTGCCTTTCTGGCCGCTTTCGGTTGGGCGGCTGAAGGCGTCTGCGTTACTTCTAGCATGGACTTCATCGAGCCTGGTGTCGCACTCAATGTGTACCAGATTATTTCAAGCCTATTGTATTTCACAATTATCATACCAATTGCCTACGCCTCGCTTGTGCTCCACGGGGTCGGCATAGAGGCCCCGGCTGAACTGGCCGGGGCCTTCCTCAGCAGCCCGGCCCTCATATCCTTCGCACTGGCCGGATTCATCGGCTGCCTCTCCTACAGGTGCTGGTATGCGGGCATGAACATGACCGGCGTCAGCCGGGCCATGGCCCTCAATGTGACCTATGCCTTGTGGGGGGTGCTTTTCAGCGTATTTTTCGCCGAAGTGACCATTACCGAAAACCTTGTCCTGGGCGCGCTGGGCATATTTGCCGGAATCATTCTGGTTGTTGGCAATCCGCGTGAAATGATCAACCTGCGCGCGGCGGCGGAAGCATGAAAACCAGAATAAAGCCGCCCATGCGGCTTGCCATAGGAAAGCTCATGCTTGATGGCAAAGCCCGCTCCGCTGAGGATGTGCGCAATGAGCTTACCCCCCAATATGACGGTGAAAAGCAGCTCAATCTGCCCAACCTTGAAAACCACCTACAGGCGCTCCGGGCCGTGGGCATTCTTGCTGTAGCCGAGCGAGATGACACGCAAAATGCAAATCCTGATACGGCATATATCATCTGTGTCGATGGCGAAAGGCGCGTAAAAAAATATTTATAGTTATTACTGACTGACATAAACCCCGTGCAAAAAACGGGGTTTATCTATCCCCTCACCCTCCCTTTTCCAGCTCGCCGCAGCTTTGCATTCTTCGACCAGCACGGGCTTTCATACTTGGCTTTTGCCACACCAAACCCACCTAGAGCATTTTGCTTTTGAAACACTCCTTGTTTCAACGCATCACTCTGGCGAAAAACATGGTTTTCGCCAGAATCCACGCCACTTCATGGCGGCTGCCGTCTTCGCCTCAGCAGAGCAATTTCAAAGTGAAATTGCTCTAAAAACTACGTTTGCACAAAAATGTTTGTGATTGATTGTTCAATCATAAACCACCGCAGTTCAGGGGACGCAGAGCATAATGCGACAATATTGTCGCAAGATTCAATCCCAACGCGCTTCCCGCTTGCCCCCACAGGGGATGTTTCCCCTTTTTTCTATGGTTTTCTGCCCTCAAATCCTGCAATCCTCCCTACTTTGTACAATATGTCACATTTGTCGCAATCTGCCACACAGGTGTCGCAAAATACGGCCAAAGGCGATGTTACACGGCCTGTATACCCCCAAAGAGCAAGCAAATCCGCCCAACAATCCTGACCTCCTTTTGCTTGTGAAATTTGGTATATAAAATGCAAGTCACCCAGTATTCAACCATTGTGCTGCCTCTGCCGAAGGTATTTTCTCGGATGCGCTAAAAGCTGGCGCGCAGGGTGGAAACGATTATTCGGCGTGTATTCCGCCGCTTTTGTTACTTTTTCATGCAAGGAGTGCCACCGTGCAGCAAAGTGCTGACTGTACCGGTTTCGACGCGAAAATTGCCGTCCGGGACCTTACCAAAACGTATGGGGATCTTGTTGTTCTGGACAAGATCAACTTCAGCATCAAGCGAGGAGAGCTGGTCAGCATTGTTGGCCCCACCGGATGCGGCAAAACGACGTTTCTTAACTGCATGTCCAAGCTCACTGAGACCACTTCCGGCAATATTTATATTGACGGTGAGGTGGCCAACCCGCGCAAACACAATCTGGCTTTCGTCTTTCAGGAACCCACGGCGCTTCCCTGGCTGACCGTGTCTGAAAACGTGGGCTACGGCATGCGCATTAAAAAAATGCCCAAGCCGGAAATGGAAAAACGCCTGGACTTTATTCTTGACCTTGTGGGCCTTAAAGATACCGCCAATCTTTACCCCAACCAGGTTTCGGCCAGCATGATGCAACGCATCGCCGTGGCCCGCGCCTTTGCCGTCAATCCCGACCTGCTGCTGATGGACGAACCCTACGGTCAGCTCGACGTCAAGCTGCGCTTCTACCTTGAAGACGAACTGGTGAAGCTGTGGCAGACCCTGAAGAGCACCGTGCTTTTCGTCACTCACAATATTGAGGAAGCCGTGTACGTGGCTGACCGTATTCTCGTTCTAAGCCCCAAGCCCACCAAGGTTCGCGCGGAGGTAGTTGTTGACCTGCCGCGCCCGAGGGATTTCAGGGACCCGAAATTCATCGAACTTCGCCGGCAGGTCACTGACCTCATCCGCTGGTGGTAGGCAAAGCAAGAAAGGATTTTGTTCATGGAAACCAACGATAACGCCGCGTTTCGCAAGCCTTTTCGGCTTCGCATTCTTCCAGTGCTCAGCGTCTGCTGCTTTTTGATCCTGTGGCAGATCTGCATCGCGCCGCCAGATGTTGAAGACTGGCGCATTCCCAGCACCCTGCTGACATCGCCGCTGGACGTGCTGCGCCTCATGATTGACAAGCTGACCAACGCCGCCCCTGACGGCGCAGTGCTTTTGCAGCACGCCTGGGTCAGCATGCAGGAAGCTTTTTTGGGCTATGTGCTTGCGCTGCTCGTCGGCCTGCCCCTGGGCCTGGCCATGGGCTGGTTCACCACCGTGCGCGGCCTTGTACGCCCCATTTTTGAAATCATCCGCCCCATCCCGCCCGTGGCGTGGATTCCGCTGACCATTTTCTGGTTCGGCATCGGTCTGCCCGGCAAGGTTTTCATCATCTGGCTTTCGGGCATTGTTCCCTGCGTCATCAATACCTATACCGGCGTAAAGATGACCAATCCCGTGCATATCCAGATGGCCAGAACCTACGGTGCCTCCGACTGGCAGATATTTACCACCATCTGCGTGCCCTCTGCCCTGCCCATGGTGTTCGGCGCGCTGCAAATCGCGCTGGCCTACTGCTGGGTTACCCTTGTGGCCGCCGAACTGCTGGCTTCCGACCAGGGCCTTGGCTACCTCATCACCATCGGCCGTATGCTTGGCCGCACCGACCTTGTTGTTGTGGGCATGGTGAGCGTGGGCATTGCCGGCGCCATCATCGGCTTCATCATCGACAAAATTGAATCCCGGCTGCTGGCCGGTATCAGGAGATAGGCATGCAAGAGACATCTGCGCCTACCGCCGTGCAGGCCAACAACAAATCCGCAGACACGCAGAGTGTCTGTAACGAAACCATACAGTCCAATGGCAAACGTGAATTTTCGCTGATCCGCACCCTCAAGAGCGAATATTTTCTGCACGTGATATCCATAATCGCCTTTTTCGGGCTTTGGCAGTGGGCTGCTACGTCCCACGTATTCGGGCACACCAGCGCCCTGGCTACCCCCTTTCAGGTGCTGGAAAGCCTGCGTGACCTCAGCACGCAAAAACTTTCAGGTCTGACCCTGGTGGAACATGTGTTCATCAGCACCCAGCGCGTCATCATCGGCTTTTTTCTTGCCGTGCTTCTGGGTGTTCCCCTGGGCCTGTTCATGGCTTTCAACCAGACGTTCAAGGCCATCGTCAAGCCGCTCTTCGACATGTTCAAGCCCATGCCGCCCCTGGCGTGGATATCCGTAGCCATCCTGTGGTTCGGCATCGGCGAAGCGCCCAAGATCTTCATCATTGTCATCGGCTCGTTCGTGCCTGTGGTGCTGAACTCATACAGCTGCATGCAGCTTATCGAACCCGAACTGTTTGACGTCGTGCGCATGATCGGCGGCAAACGCTGGGACGAAATACGCCTTGTGTGCATTCCCGGCGCTCTGCCCGCCATCACCGCCGGTCTTCAGATCGCCATGTCCAGCGCCTGGACGTGCGTGGTCGCGGCCGAGCTGGTCAACTCCCGCTCGGGGCTTGGCTATATCATTATCCAGGGTATGAAACTGTCCGACCCCGGCATGATTATCGGCGGCATGCTCATCATCACCGTGGTGTCGCTGATCTTCACCCAGGGCATGACTTTCCTTACGAACAAGCTTTGCCCGTGGCAGCGTGAAATCGAGAATCTTTAGAATTCCTGGAGAAGAACATGAAAAACACGCCGCCCAAAATCGTCTGTGACAAAGTTTGCAAAACATTTGTGCAAAAGCGGACCCAGCTTGTCCACGTGCTCAAGGATATTTCCCTTGAGGTGCACGAGCAGGAATTTCTGGTCATCCTTGGCCCCGGCCAGTGCGGCAAAACCACGCTGCTGCGGACCATAGCCGGGCTGGAAACGCCCACCTCCGGCACCATAACCATGAACGGCAAAACGCTGAATGGGCCGACCCCTGATATCGGCCTCGTGTTCCAGAGCTACATGCTCTTCCCCTGGAAGACCGTTCGTCAGAACGTGGAAATAGGCCTGGAAGTACGTGGCCTGGATAAAGACGAAGTACGCAAGGTTTCTGGCCACTACCTGGGCATGGTGGGCTTGCACGGCTTTGAAAACTACTATCCCCACCAGCTTTCGGGGGGCATGAAGCAGCGTGTGGGCATTGCCCGCGCCTACTCGCTCAACCCCCAGGTCATGCTGCTGGATGAACCTTTTGGTCAGCTTGACGCACAGACGCGCTTTTTTATGGAGCAGGAAACCGAACGCATCTGGCAGATGGACAAGCGCACCATGATCTTTGTTACCAATAACATTGACGAAGCGCTCTTTCTTGCTGACCGGATAGTGACAATGGAAGACAAGCTGCCCGGCCACGTCAAATCGTCGTACGACGTGCCTTTGGCGCGCCCCCGCGACACGATGGACCCGGAATTTCTGGAGCTGCGAGCGCGCATCACGGAAGAACAGAAGCTGACCCTTTGATTCATTTTTTGGCCGGATCCC
Above is a genomic segment from Desulfovibrio sp. containing:
- a CDS encoding ABC transporter permease produces the protein METNDNAAFRKPFRLRILPVLSVCCFLILWQICIAPPDVEDWRIPSTLLTSPLDVLRLMIDKLTNAAPDGAVLLQHAWVSMQEAFLGYVLALLVGLPLGLAMGWFTTVRGLVRPIFEIIRPIPPVAWIPLTIFWFGIGLPGKVFIIWLSGIVPCVINTYTGVKMTNPVHIQMARTYGASDWQIFTTICVPSALPMVFGALQIALAYCWVTLVAAELLASDQGLGYLITIGRMLGRTDLVVVGMVSVGIAGAIIGFIIDKIESRLLAGIRR
- a CDS encoding DMT family transporter, whose amino-acid sequence is MKNLSRAATSCQNKELAFVRKGLFLATLTGVIFCWDGIVLKKGLLTEPFNSPALWLLAPLFAAGFHDLSAAVMSAVINFRQGKIREIERTLLSKPGKLCILGACFGAPLGMGGYLMSLSLAGPAYTLPITTLYPAMAAVLARIFLKEHISPRGACGLVLCVIGAFAIGWTPPPGGGSGPAFYAGIAFAFLAAFGWAAEGVCVTSSMDFIEPGVALNVYQIISSLLYFTIIIPIAYASLVLHGVGIEAPAELAGAFLSSPALISFALAGFIGCLSYRCWYAGMNMTGVSRAMALNVTYALWGVLFSVFFAEVTITENLVLGALGIFAGIILVVGNPREMINLRAAAEA
- a CDS encoding sigma-54 interaction domain-containing protein yields the protein MFPVAAFPVLDVEKSYRRLLNHLPGMAYRCRILNGSDEPLGFLVNELEFISRGTYEFLGVTPDEMMGGHHNTIERMTHPDDLDSSRAAIRDSIVAHRPYQVMYRLLLPSGRVKWLWDQGEGVYDENGCPRYLEGLIMDVSEQKFQELALLEENQALRTSVINLYGLGNIVGKSEPMRRIYNQILKAAETDSNVIIYGETGCGKDLVAQNIHEYSGRKGRYVPVNCGAIPEQLLESEFFGHVKGAFSGAHANKEGYIGAANGGTLFLDEIGELPLHLQVKLLRALENKMYTPVGGNTPKESSFRLIAATNQDLSRMVREKKMRSDFYYRINVLSLTLPPLRERHGDIPLLVEAWLEKKDCNMVLPPHVRLIIEQYDWPGNVRELHNFLDRFLAFGEEALNSLGDAGRADLLLATPQGITLDEAVDQLEERMIRQSLERCRWHRGKAAESLGLNLRTFQRKMKRLCMNSDRKQGVS
- a CDS encoding ABC transporter permease; protein product: MQETSAPTAVQANNKSADTQSVCNETIQSNGKREFSLIRTLKSEYFLHVISIIAFFGLWQWAATSHVFGHTSALATPFQVLESLRDLSTQKLSGLTLVEHVFISTQRVIIGFFLAVLLGVPLGLFMAFNQTFKAIVKPLFDMFKPMPPLAWISVAILWFGIGEAPKIFIIVIGSFVPVVLNSYSCMQLIEPELFDVVRMIGGKRWDEIRLVCIPGALPAITAGLQIAMSSAWTCVVAAELVNSRSGLGYIIIQGMKLSDPGMIIGGMLIITVVSLIFTQGMTFLTNKLCPWQREIENL
- the gcvH gene encoding glycine cleavage system protein GcvH, which produces MKDLNDIILPEDVGFTDEHVWLRIEGEEALVGISDFAQDQLGEIAFVDLPAEGAHFGAGDEFGTVESLKSVNPLYMPVAGTILAANEELEAIPTLVNVSPYEKGWMLRIKPDSTADAATLADSAAYRALLQKN
- a CDS encoding ABC transporter ATP-binding protein; translated protein: MKNTPPKIVCDKVCKTFVQKRTQLVHVLKDISLEVHEQEFLVILGPGQCGKTTLLRTIAGLETPTSGTITMNGKTLNGPTPDIGLVFQSYMLFPWKTVRQNVEIGLEVRGLDKDEVRKVSGHYLGMVGLHGFENYYPHQLSGGMKQRVGIARAYSLNPQVMLLDEPFGQLDAQTRFFMEQETERIWQMDKRTMIFVTNNIDEALFLADRIVTMEDKLPGHVKSSYDVPLARPRDTMDPEFLELRARITEEQKLTL
- the lpdA gene encoding dihydrolipoyl dehydrogenase, with the protein product MSNQKKKLTIIGGGPGGYTAAFEAARAGMDVTLVESRAMGGTCLNNGCIPTKTIKASAEALETAQNAARFGLRIEGGVSVDPAAVLARKERVCDTLRTGLEKTCAALGVTLVRGSGRLLHSGMVQADCADGKREIASDYVILATGSRPVDLPGLRADHKHILTSDDALKLDYVPSSLIIVGGGVIGCELACIYQAFGSTVTVVEGQNRLLPVPSIDEEVSTLLQREMKKRRITCELGQTLTQIRVDENGVHGVLATSPFAGPDAKPRPEKPISAEMVLVTVGRTPNTEGLGLKEAGVAVDERGWIRADEHMRTSVPNVYAIGDALGPSRVMLAHVASMEAMCAVKGCLSGGQGPIMDYRHVPSAIFTSPEIGCVGMSERQARDAGFVVKTSLLHVRELGKAQAMDALPGFCKVVADADSGALLGVHMAGAHATDLVAEAVLALHMGASARDVAEAIHAHPTLAEALGEAVLRLE
- a CDS encoding alkaline phosphatase family protein yields the protein MAAKAKRAALIGYDCLIPKRLEALLAQGGLVNFRKFMSEGSFIPEGFNLPTVTPPSWATICTGAWPRTHGVEDYYYYHEGRSLDYKETTQAFGSEILTAQTIWDAWDTAGKKCIVVNYPMSWPSKMKNGVMIMGEGLSPAETRWPLHGNEHREFLCSEGVISTDFYPMGAQGSFDDAEGWANLPDSDEPLEMTVAMHFKESMEPLEDQTWHCLVWQDGDDGYDRMALCPVKDFSKAFFTLKLGEWSDPVQHDFTIKADGRTEKGVFRCKLMQLSDDAEEFKLYVSGIAGRCGFIAPPEAAGLIDFSKDITANDIGLVAYMHGIIDTDTVCELVDYHSSWLWNTVESLIKANADWDLLYMHSHPIDWFYHGWLSDIDSKDDAVRTRAEKMERHIYEVEDRLLGRLMNLLGDETIMCVCSDHGATPMGPILNTAHALKEAGLCSYEPTKSENYWDIYEETEGVNYVMDVSKSVAVPQRYMFVYVNLKGKYPGGIVEAEDYEKVRDQIIDALLDYKHPDTGERPVLLAVRKEDAHVFGMGGAQAGDVVYALKPEYMAEHGYGLPTGESGCGSLKNLLMFRGPNIKKGFRYTRPRWLADIVPTLCYITGNPIPADAEGAPIYQIMEDPNLVS
- a CDS encoding OsmC family protein, which codes for MSHELSVSLTRQGSKVDLDMQSGVLGVLSIDGSAASADEKAGTAKKLLAASALYCYCAALDKALDTRNAKYEIIEGKATLQTGTDDMGRGRVTGIALDVTVRMDEEYEFIFDRVEKIMRQGCLVTSSLHQAFPVTYNLKLAEADD
- a CDS encoding ABC transporter ATP-binding protein, translating into MQQSADCTGFDAKIAVRDLTKTYGDLVVLDKINFSIKRGELVSIVGPTGCGKTTFLNCMSKLTETTSGNIYIDGEVANPRKHNLAFVFQEPTALPWLTVSENVGYGMRIKKMPKPEMEKRLDFILDLVGLKDTANLYPNQVSASMMQRIAVARAFAVNPDLLLMDEPYGQLDVKLRFYLEDELVKLWQTLKSTVLFVTHNIEEAVYVADRILVLSPKPTKVRAEVVVDLPRPRDFRDPKFIELRRQVTDLIRWW